From a single Asticcacaulis sp. MM231 genomic region:
- a CDS encoding YqgE/AlgH family protein, with product MITTIEDGLLPAHVSYQGQLLIAMPSLADQPFDHSVIYLCQHDEQHAMGLILNQPISGLNFSKMMKELGIESGNRRLATQKIYRGGPVQNDRGFVLHSLDYQIDDITLDLGGPFISRPDGEEQGVGLTASRDILVDLSGGAGPARSLIALGYAGWGPGQLESELSQNAWLVAPASQELLFGSDPDHLWARALGSMGIEPVHLSGFAGTA from the coding sequence ATGATAACGACCATTGAAGACGGCCTGCTACCGGCTCACGTCTCCTACCAGGGCCAGTTGCTGATCGCCATGCCGAGCCTGGCCGATCAGCCCTTCGATCACAGCGTCATCTATCTTTGCCAGCATGACGAACAGCACGCCATGGGGCTGATTCTCAACCAACCGATCAGCGGCCTGAACTTCAGCAAGATGATGAAGGAACTCGGCATCGAGAGCGGCAACCGCCGGCTTGCGACGCAAAAGATCTATCGCGGCGGCCCGGTGCAGAATGATCGTGGGTTCGTGCTGCACAGCCTCGATTACCAGATCGACGACATCACCCTCGACCTTGGCGGTCCCTTCATCAGCCGTCCCGATGGTGAGGAACAGGGGGTCGGCCTCACCGCTTCGCGCGATATTCTGGTCGATCTGTCCGGTGGCGCCGGCCCGGCCCGCAGCCTGATTGCGCTGGGCTATGCCGGATGGGGGCCAGGCCAGTTGGAAAGCGAACTGAGTCAGAACGCCTGGCTCGTAGCGCCGGCCAGTCAGGAACTGCTGTTCGGCAGCGACCCCGATCATCTGTGGGCGCGCGCACTGGGAAGTATGGGTATAGAGCCTGTACACCTGTCAGGCTTTGCCGGCACAGCTTAG
- a CDS encoding bifunctional diguanylate cyclase/phosphodiesterase, which yields MSDINLFGWKMGGPAGRTGHEVLSAAKDGVLPTLEDPQTQTNALRSADTLLWSYDLSHGHFEFKGDLRNLDLALLSGRLTLEDITPVFASGEIERLEMALRAQEVHTAADLPGDDQVQCMLRLKDLRLVYFKGRKVARHLLLGTLTELSRDMRRVSRSATAGSDLGLHDAHSDQLTGLHSRQGFLAAARTFLMREGDYDLVVGDLNRFRRLNEALGHERADLVLGILAQRLRDAFGETSVLARLGEDEFAVLTQRGFPRVSERMRNALERTIVVAGFDIHPTFSMGAVSVEGGEAALASAELLRRAEMAVEAAKSKGIGAVASYKRDLESDGLTRLALEAELRKAFISGEIHAWYQPIVNLETGVIAGFEALARWEHPKRGVIPPDHFLTAARDLGMMTDLGTIILSATVKCLTKWRAAYDLPEGFFISVNLSAPEIERLHLVEDVSRLIRDAGLPAKCLKLEVTESDVMRDPDATARVLEALRDAGAGIALDDFGTGFSSLSYLAKLPFDTLKIDRSFVSTLTSDASSEKIVRAILTLGRDFGLDVVAEGVEDATVAARLHGLGCGLGQGYGFAKALKNNEAEAFLVASIGL from the coding sequence ATGTCTGACATCAATCTCTTCGGCTGGAAAATGGGCGGACCTGCGGGCAGGACCGGGCACGAAGTGCTAAGCGCCGCGAAAGATGGAGTGCTGCCCACGCTCGAAGATCCACAAACGCAAACCAATGCCCTGCGCAGCGCCGATACGCTTCTGTGGTCCTATGATCTGTCGCACGGTCATTTTGAGTTCAAGGGCGACCTGCGCAACCTGGATTTGGCGCTGCTGAGTGGCCGCTTGACGCTGGAAGACATAACGCCTGTGTTCGCCAGCGGCGAGATCGAGCGTCTTGAGATGGCGCTACGGGCACAGGAAGTGCATACGGCTGCCGATCTTCCGGGCGATGATCAGGTGCAATGCATGCTGCGCCTCAAAGACCTGCGCCTGGTCTATTTTAAGGGGCGCAAGGTGGCGCGACATCTGCTGCTCGGTACACTCACTGAATTGAGCCGTGATATGCGCCGTGTAAGCCGTTCGGCTACGGCCGGCAGCGATCTGGGCCTGCATGATGCGCACAGCGATCAATTGACGGGGCTGCATAGCCGGCAAGGCTTTCTGGCGGCGGCCCGCACCTTCCTGATGCGCGAAGGCGATTACGATCTGGTGGTGGGCGATCTCAACCGTTTCCGTCGCCTCAATGAGGCGTTGGGCCATGAACGCGCTGATCTGGTGCTCGGTATCCTGGCGCAGCGTCTGCGCGATGCCTTTGGTGAGACATCCGTGCTGGCCCGGCTGGGCGAGGATGAGTTTGCTGTCCTGACCCAGCGCGGCTTTCCGAGGGTTTCGGAGCGGATGCGTAATGCGCTGGAGCGCACGATCGTAGTGGCCGGCTTCGACATTCACCCGACCTTTTCCATGGGCGCCGTGTCGGTGGAAGGCGGCGAGGCGGCCTTGGCCAGCGCCGAGCTACTGCGCCGCGCTGAAATGGCGGTCGAAGCGGCCAAGTCCAAGGGCATAGGTGCCGTCGCGTCGTATAAACGCGATCTGGAAAGCGATGGCCTGACGCGACTGGCGCTTGAAGCCGAACTGCGCAAGGCCTTTATCAGCGGCGAAATTCACGCCTGGTATCAGCCGATCGTCAATCTGGAAACCGGCGTTATCGCGGGTTTTGAAGCCTTAGCGCGCTGGGAGCACCCCAAGCGCGGCGTCATCCCCCCCGATCATTTCCTGACCGCAGCGCGTGATCTCGGCATGATGACCGATCTAGGCACCATAATTCTCAGCGCCACGGTGAAATGCCTGACCAAATGGCGGGCTGCCTATGATCTGCCGGAAGGTTTCTTTATCAGCGTCAATCTGTCGGCGCCGGAAATCGAGCGCCTGCATCTGGTCGAGGACGTGTCACGCCTGATCCGCGATGCCGGGTTGCCGGCCAAATGCCTCAAGCTGGAAGTGACCGAGAGCGACGTCATGCGCGATCCGGATGCCACGGCGCGGGTGCTGGAAGCGCTGCGCGATGCCGGCGCGGGTATCGCGCTTGATGATTTCGGCACCGGCTTCTCCTCCTTGAGCTATCTTGCCAAGCTGCCGTTCGACACGCTGAAGATCGACCGTTCGTTTGTCAGCACGCTGACAAGCGACGCGTCGTCAGAAAAGATCGTGCGCGCTATTCTGACGCTCGGCCGTGATTTTGGTCTGGATGTGGTCGCCGAAGGGGTCGAGGACGCCACGGTGGCGGCGCGGCTGCATGGCCTTGGCTGCGGGTTAGGGCAGGGCTATGGCTTTGCCAAGGCCTTGAAAAATAATGAAGCCGAAGCCTTTCTTGTGGCCTCAATAGGTCTCTAA
- a CDS encoding pitrilysin family protein, giving the protein MNILDGQKLYTFDNGLRLLVDPMPGLKTFALSALIYGGARFETEAQSGWAHLLEHMVFKGAGGRNARELAEAIEHKGGTINASTGYEHTRFEVRGLNSLMPLALEIVTDLMFRSALDGEELTREKKVVEQEILEAYDTPDDHVFDLLQSAMFTGQSLGRPILGTKQSLKPAVPATLRAFANTLYAPHQIVICVSGGVTPDEVYAATRAHIDNVAPHAGFGKPTQLRFTPNKAVQKRKIEQANITLGFDAISRLSPDIIPLRLFSEILGGGMASRLFQEAREARGLAYSIDAYTTPYRDGGVFGVYAGCAAKDVEPLVKLIQKVMAELSANPLREELERAKAQFMTSLFLNHEGAASRSGTFSSQLSTFEKVFTLDEVAADIERVSLDDLERVGSAITAQKTCASALLGPRSMGDALGLLAA; this is encoded by the coding sequence TTGAACATCCTTGACGGCCAGAAGCTCTATACCTTTGACAATGGCCTGCGTTTGCTGGTCGATCCCATGCCCGGCCTCAAGACCTTCGCGCTCAGCGCCCTGATCTATGGCGGCGCGCGGTTTGAGACCGAGGCGCAATCGGGCTGGGCGCACCTGCTGGAGCACATGGTTTTCAAGGGCGCCGGCGGCCGCAATGCCCGCGAGCTGGCTGAGGCGATCGAGCATAAGGGCGGCACTATCAATGCCTCCACCGGTTACGAGCATACGCGCTTTGAAGTACGCGGTCTTAATTCGCTGATGCCGCTGGCGCTGGAGATCGTCACCGACTTGATGTTCCGCTCCGCGCTCGATGGCGAAGAACTGACGCGCGAGAAAAAGGTGGTCGAGCAGGAGATTCTCGAAGCTTACGATACGCCCGATGATCATGTCTTTGACCTGCTTCAATCGGCCATGTTCACCGGCCAGTCGCTGGGGCGGCCCATTCTCGGCACCAAGCAGAGCCTGAAACCAGCAGTGCCGGCGACCTTGCGCGCTTTCGCCAATACGCTTTACGCCCCGCATCAGATCGTTATCTGTGTATCCGGCGGCGTCACCCCCGATGAGGTCTATGCCGCCACCAGGGCCCATATCGATAATGTCGCGCCCCATGCCGGGTTTGGCAAGCCGACGCAATTGCGCTTCACGCCCAACAAGGCGGTGCAGAAGCGCAAGATCGAGCAGGCCAATATCACGCTCGGCTTTGACGCCATCAGCCGACTGAGCCCCGACATCATTCCTTTACGTCTGTTCAGCGAAATCCTTGGCGGCGGCATGGCCTCGCGCCTGTTTCAGGAGGCGCGCGAGGCGAGGGGGCTGGCCTACAGCATCGACGCCTACACCACGCCCTATCGTGACGGAGGCGTTTTTGGCGTCTATGCCGGTTGTGCTGCCAAGGATGTCGAGCCACTTGTCAAACTGATACAGAAGGTTATGGCGGAACTTTCGGCTAATCCATTAAGAGAGGAACTGGAGCGCGCCAAGGCGCAGTTCATGACCTCTTTGTTCCTCAACCATGAAGGCGCTGCCTCGCGCTCCGGCACCTTCTCCAGCCAGCTTTCGACGTTTGAGAAGGTTTTCACGCTGGATGAAGTGGCCGCTGATATCGAGCGTGTCAGCCTCGATGATCTGGAGCGCGTCGGCTCGGCCATAACGGCGCAGAAGACCTGCGCCAGCGCGCTGCTGGGGCCGCGCTCGATGGGCGATGCGCTGGGGCTACTTGCGGCCTGA
- a CDS encoding SURF1 family protein produces the protein MRVADIWQAVPRGMLVAVVIAFTLLNGLGIWQLERLKWKEDLIADMARSESAPPVPAETLLAQVKPDWRSASLPVCDIQPDRLIYMHSEVGGTPGYRVLTACPLAPQAMLVDLGFATQKLPLIMPLSLTPVGRVRPFEKPGMVTPVNRTAENDWYWRSAQDMGQALKMPLRGDYFLVLDLAATKADIAGLQQGRLTAPLPNRHFEYALTWFGLGWALLGVFGSVIYQRYKKAKP, from the coding sequence ATGCGCGTCGCTGATATCTGGCAGGCCGTGCCGCGCGGTATGCTGGTGGCCGTTGTGATCGCCTTCACTCTGCTGAATGGTCTGGGCATCTGGCAACTGGAACGCCTGAAATGGAAAGAGGACCTGATCGCCGATATGGCGCGTAGCGAGTCCGCCCCGCCCGTGCCGGCGGAAACGTTGCTGGCGCAGGTCAAGCCGGACTGGCGCTCGGCCAGCCTGCCGGTTTGTGACATCCAGCCTGACCGCCTGATCTACATGCATTCCGAAGTCGGCGGCACACCTGGTTACCGCGTACTGACCGCGTGTCCGCTGGCGCCGCAAGCCATGCTGGTCGATCTGGGGTTTGCGACACAAAAGCTGCCCCTCATAATGCCGCTTTCCCTGACGCCCGTTGGTCGTGTCCGTCCGTTTGAAAAGCCGGGCATGGTCACCCCGGTCAATCGCACCGCTGAAAATGACTGGTACTGGCGTTCGGCGCAGGACATGGGGCAGGCATTGAAAATGCCGTTGCGCGGAGATTATTTCCTTGTCCTTGATCTTGCCGCCACAAAGGCCGATATAGCCGGTCTGCAACAGGGGCGCCTGACCGCGCCTCTGCCCAATCGGCACTTTGAATACGCCCTGACGTGGTTCGGCCTTGGCTGGGCTTTGCTGGGTGTCTTCGGCAGTGTCATCTACCAGCGCTACAAGAAAGCCAAACCTTGA
- a CDS encoding DUF983 domain-containing protein: MADPEGGKVSFAAAALGKCPVCTQGKLYKSYLKVANSCAVCGQNFKAADTGDGPVVFVILIAGFLACAGLLTTFFLYPGWSITTHLLIWPAVAVVTSLVLMPVLKSLMIASQLRNKVRD, encoded by the coding sequence ATGGCTGATCCAGAAGGCGGCAAGGTGAGCTTTGCCGCTGCCGCCCTTGGCAAGTGCCCGGTCTGCACACAAGGCAAGCTCTATAAGTCTTACCTTAAGGTGGCGAACTCTTGCGCCGTCTGCGGGCAAAATTTTAAGGCGGCGGATACCGGTGACGGCCCCGTCGTCTTTGTCATTTTGATCGCCGGTTTCCTGGCGTGTGCGGGTCTTCTGACCACCTTTTTCCTGTATCCCGGTTGGTCGATTACCACGCACCTGCTCATCTGGCCGGCCGTGGCCGTGGTGACAAGCCTCGTGTTGATGCCGGTGCTCAAGAGCCTGATGATCGCCTCGCAGCTTCGTAACAAGGTGCGCGACTGA
- a CDS encoding cytochrome c oxidase subunit 3, translating to MAHHGVKHDYHIINPSPWPLMGSASAVVWALGMVVGMRGLFGIAKGEWWLMLTGLALIILTMVFWWRDVIKESKAGDHTPVVQIGLRYGMIMFIASEVMFFVSFFWIFFEMSLFHGQRSGDMSALEEVRAAWSTWPPEGVETLDAWHLPLVNTLLLLTSGTTVTWAHHALQQGDRKGAIQGLLLTVILGALFTLVQGFEYMEVLHEHNFHFFLFPDAEGATGAANLYGSAFFMATGFHGFHVLIGTIFLIVCLLRAINGDFTPKKHFGFEAAAWYWHFVDVVWLFLFAFIYVIFGGSH from the coding sequence ATGGCCCATCACGGCGTTAAACACGATTATCATATCATCAATCCGAGCCCCTGGCCCCTTATGGGCTCGGCTTCGGCGGTTGTTTGGGCGCTCGGCATGGTCGTCGGAATGCGCGGTCTCTTCGGCATCGCCAAGGGCGAATGGTGGCTGATGCTGACCGGCCTGGCGCTGATCATCCTCACCATGGTTTTCTGGTGGCGTGATGTCATCAAGGAATCGAAGGCGGGCGATCATACGCCGGTCGTTCAGATTGGCCTGCGCTACGGCATGATCATGTTCATTGCCTCCGAAGTGATGTTCTTCGTATCGTTCTTCTGGATATTCTTTGAAATGTCCCTGTTCCATGGCCAGCGCTCGGGCGATATGTCGGCCCTTGAGGAGGTCCGCGCTGCCTGGTCGACCTGGCCACCGGAAGGCGTCGAGACACTCGATGCCTGGCATCTGCCGCTGGTCAACACCCTGCTGCTGCTGACCTCCGGCACCACGGTCACCTGGGCGCACCATGCGCTCCAGCAAGGCGACCGCAAGGGCGCCATTCAGGGCCTGCTCCTGACCGTCATTCTCGGCGCGCTGTTTACCCTGGTTCAGGGCTTCGAATATATGGAAGTGCTGCATGAGCATAACTTCCATTTCTTCCTCTTCCCGGATGCTGAAGGTGCTACCGGCGCTGCCAATCTCTACGGTTCGGCCTTCTTCATGGCCACCGGCTTCCACGGCTTCCACGTCCTGATTGGCACCATCTTCCTGATCGTGTGCCTGCTGCGGGCCATCAATGGCGACTTCACACCCAAAAAGCACTTCGGTTTCGAGGCGGCTGCCTGGTACTGGCACTTCGTGGACGTGGTGTGGCTCTTCCTCTTCGCCTTCATCTACGTCATCTTCGGCGGTTCGCATTAA
- a CDS encoding cytochrome c oxidase assembly protein, whose product MGGLAYASVPLYRAFCNATGFNGTARKAKATLAGIHTDSNSIVRVRFDTNTNGVPWSFRPEKKYVDTRVGKTALIYFTVKNNANHPITARATYNVLPDTMGPYFMKTQCFCFQDMTLQAGESLKIPVVYFLDPKLMTNTDTQSVGDVTLSYTFFESKDPKANAKTAS is encoded by the coding sequence ATGGGCGGACTGGCCTACGCGTCGGTGCCGCTCTATCGCGCCTTCTGCAATGCGACCGGCTTTAATGGTACGGCGCGTAAGGCCAAGGCCACGCTTGCCGGTATCCATACCGACAGCAACAGCATCGTGCGGGTACGCTTCGATACCAACACCAACGGCGTGCCGTGGTCCTTCAGGCCGGAAAAAAAGTACGTTGATACGCGTGTCGGCAAGACGGCGTTGATCTATTTCACCGTCAAAAACAATGCCAATCACCCGATAACTGCGCGCGCCACCTATAATGTCCTGCCCGATACCATGGGGCCATATTTCATGAAAACGCAGTGTTTTTGCTTTCAGGATATGACGCTGCAAGCCGGGGAATCACTCAAAATTCCGGTGGTTTACTTCCTCGATCCCAAACTGATGACCAACACTGATACGCAAAGTGTCGGTGATGTGACCCTGTCCTATACTTTCTTTGAGTCAAAAGACCCGAAAGCAAATGCAAAAACCGCATCTTGA
- a CDS encoding heme o synthase, which translates to MRGAPRDYFDLLKPRVMSLVVFTGLTGMIIANGQMNWFLGAVAVFCIAIGAGAAGALNMAIEGETDALMRRTRLRPVAAGRITKNDAFAFGGVLAFLSVALMWLAFPDGLAAGLLALTIVYYVVLYTLILKRRTPQNIVIGGAAGAFPPVIGWAAATGHAPLEAWILFAIIFLWTPPHSWALALYTTEDYANAGIPMMPVAKGAKSTRLQILLYSLVMAPVACLPIAFKMGGLVYAAVSILGGAFFIYLAVRVYLSRAGDHPEGGEESLYDVKKEALSARNLFAFSILYLTALFATLLVEHAITGLMS; encoded by the coding sequence ATGCGTGGCGCGCCGCGAGATTATTTTGACCTGCTTAAGCCGCGGGTGATGTCGCTTGTGGTTTTCACAGGCCTGACCGGCATGATCATCGCCAATGGTCAGATGAACTGGTTCCTCGGTGCCGTCGCTGTTTTCTGTATCGCCATCGGGGCAGGGGCGGCGGGCGCGCTCAACATGGCCATCGAAGGGGAAACTGACGCCCTGATGCGCCGCACCCGTCTGCGCCCTGTGGCGGCCGGGCGGATCACCAAGAACGACGCCTTTGCTTTCGGCGGCGTGCTGGCCTTCCTGTCGGTGGCCCTGATGTGGCTGGCGTTTCCGGATGGCCTTGCTGCCGGACTGCTGGCCCTGACCATTGTCTATTATGTCGTGCTCTACACGCTGATTCTGAAGCGTCGCACCCCGCAGAATATCGTTATCGGTGGTGCCGCCGGTGCTTTTCCACCGGTGATCGGCTGGGCGGCTGCCACCGGTCATGCCCCCCTTGAGGCCTGGATACTGTTCGCCATCATCTTTCTGTGGACCCCGCCGCATAGCTGGGCGCTGGCACTTTATACGACAGAAGATTACGCCAATGCCGGCATACCCATGATGCCGGTGGCCAAAGGCGCCAAATCGACCCGTTTGCAAATCCTGCTCTATTCGTTGGTGATGGCGCCGGTCGCCTGTTTGCCGATAGCTTTCAAGATGGGCGGTCTGGTCTATGCTGCGGTGTCCATTCTGGGCGGCGCCTTCTTCATCTATCTGGCGGTGCGCGTCTATTTGTCGCGTGCCGGTGATCACCCCGAAGGTGGTGAGGAGAGCCTCTATGATGTTAAGAAGGAAGCTCTGTCGGCGCGCAACCTGTTTGCATTTTCTATCCTTTACCTTACGGCCCTGTTCGCCACACTCCTGGTAGAACACGCCATTACCGGATTGATGTCATGA
- the ctaD gene encoding cytochrome c oxidase subunit I: protein MSSTATSHDHADADHDHKPGFFDRWVFTTNHKDIGTLYLLFAIFAGIVGGAFSGLIRWELFEPGLQVFAKGSMLNSMGIFDLSNPDHAKHAYNSIVTAHAVIMIFFMVMPAMIGGFGNWFVPIMIGSPDMAFPRLNNISFWMLIASWILLCTSIFTPSGPGGEHGFAGGWTMYPPMSSRIGSPGPAMDLVILSFHLAGASSILGAINFITTIFNMRAPGMTLHRMPLFAWSVLVTAFLLLLSLPVLAGAITMLLTDRNFGTAFFDPTGGGDPIMFQHLFWFFGHPEVYILILPGFGIISHIVSTFSKKPVFGYLAMAYAMVAIGFVGFIVWAHHMYTVGLSFDLRAYFVLATMVIAVPTGVKVFSWIATMWGGSIEFKVPMVWAIGFIFLFTVGGVTGVVLSNAAVDYSLQDTYYVVAHFHYVLSLGAVFSIFAGFYYWFEKMYGVKYNEFLGLLHFWVMFVGVNLIFFPQHFLGLQGMPRRYVDYPTGFTYWNQMSSIGYAITGVGVIIFLIMFAEALIVRRKGVANPWGEGATTLEWTLSSPPPYHQFSELPVIKDEDEHH from the coding sequence ATGTCTTCCACTGCCACCTCTCATGATCATGCGGACGCAGATCACGATCACAAGCCGGGTTTCTTTGACCGTTGGGTCTTCACGACCAACCACAAGGATATCGGCACCCTCTATCTGTTGTTCGCCATATTCGCCGGCATCGTCGGCGGCGCTTTCTCCGGCCTGATCCGCTGGGAACTGTTCGAACCTGGCCTGCAGGTTTTCGCCAAGGGATCGATGCTTAACTCGATGGGCATCTTCGATCTGTCGAATCCGGACCATGCCAAGCACGCCTATAACTCGATCGTCACGGCTCACGCCGTTATCATGATTTTCTTCATGGTCATGCCCGCCATGATCGGTGGCTTCGGCAACTGGTTTGTGCCGATCATGATTGGTTCGCCCGACATGGCTTTCCCACGCCTGAACAACATCTCATTTTGGATGCTGATTGCTTCGTGGATCCTGCTGTGCACCTCGATCTTTACGCCGTCGGGCCCCGGTGGCGAACACGGCTTCGCCGGCGGCTGGACCATGTATCCGCCCATGTCGTCGAGAATCGGTTCCCCCGGACCGGCCATGGATCTTGTCATCCTGTCTTTCCACCTGGCCGGAGCTTCGTCAATCCTTGGCGCCATCAACTTCATCACCACCATCTTCAACATGCGCGCGCCGGGCATGACCCTGCACCGCATGCCGCTGTTCGCGTGGTCGGTGCTTGTCACCGCCTTCCTGCTTCTGCTGTCGTTGCCCGTCCTGGCCGGCGCCATCACCATGCTACTGACCGATCGTAACTTCGGCACCGCCTTCTTCGACCCGACCGGCGGCGGCGACCCTATCATGTTCCAGCACCTGTTCTGGTTCTTCGGTCACCCGGAAGTCTATATCCTCATCCTGCCGGGCTTCGGTATAATCTCACACATCGTGTCGACCTTCTCCAAGAAGCCTGTCTTCGGTTATCTGGCCATGGCCTATGCCATGGTGGCAATCGGCTTCGTCGGCTTCATCGTGTGGGCGCACCACATGTATACTGTGGGCTTAAGCTTCGACCTGCGCGCTTATTTCGTTCTGGCCACCATGGTCATCGCGGTGCCCACCGGCGTGAAGGTGTTCTCCTGGATCGCTACCATGTGGGGCGGCTCGATTGAGTTCAAGGTGCCTATGGTCTGGGCCATCGGCTTCATCTTCCTGTTCACGGTCGGTGGTGTCACAGGTGTCGTACTCTCCAATGCCGCTGTGGACTACTCGCTGCAGGATACCTATTACGTCGTTGCCCACTTCCACTATGTGCTGTCGCTCGGCGCCGTGTTCTCGATCTTTGCCGGCTTCTACTACTGGTTTGAGAAGATGTACGGCGTGAAGTATAACGAATTCCTCGGTCTTCTGCATTTCTGGGTGATGTTCGTTGGCGTGAACCTGATCTTCTTCCCGCAGCACTTCCTCGGTCTGCAAGGGATGCCGCGCCGCTATGTCGACTACCCGACCGGTTTCACCTACTGGAACCAGATGTCGTCGATCGGCTACGCCATTACCGGCGTCGGTGTGATCATCTTCCTGATCATGTTCGCCGAAGCTCTAATCGTTCGCCGCAAGGGCGTCGCCAATCCGTGGGGTGAAGGCGCCACAACTCTGGAGTGGACGCTGTCTTCGCCGCCGCCTTATCACCAGTTCTCCGAATTGCCGGTGATCAAGGACGAAGACGAGCACCACTGA
- the coxB gene encoding cytochrome c oxidase subunit II, giving the protein MSASAFAEDIKEILGQPTDKAMGWQLPGSALKVKTENFYDFGLFPLITFICLLVLVLLAWIVIRYNKKANPVPAKFSHNTLIEIVWTVLPVLILVVVAIYSLSLLRDYNNMPKPDVVVKATGNQWFWTYDYPELGVTDIESRLREDAKDLKTAKAAGIPYLLEVDNVLVVPVNRVVHVQTTAADVIHSFTVPAFGFKIDAVPGRLNNTWFKADKVGTYYGQCSELCGKDHAYMPIEIKVVSDAEFDAFIVKQGGKTRAMLASEAAASAAAAEEAAASAAVAASAEASASAAAPAADAATPATASASAAPAVTPASAAVAP; this is encoded by the coding sequence ATGTCAGCATCGGCTTTTGCGGAGGACATCAAGGAAATTCTTGGCCAGCCCACCGACAAGGCCATGGGCTGGCAATTGCCAGGCAGCGCCCTGAAGGTCAAAACCGAAAATTTCTATGATTTTGGTCTGTTCCCCCTCATCACATTCATCTGTCTGCTCGTGCTCGTTTTGCTGGCCTGGATCGTTATCCGCTACAACAAAAAAGCCAATCCTGTTCCTGCCAAATTCTCCCATAACACCCTGATTGAAATTGTCTGGACGGTTTTGCCCGTTTTGATTCTTGTTGTGGTGGCCATCTATTCGCTCAGCCTGCTGCGCGATTATAACAATATGCCAAAGCCTGATGTCGTCGTGAAGGCCACCGGCAATCAATGGTTCTGGACCTACGATTATCCGGAACTGGGTGTCACCGATATCGAATCGCGTCTGCGTGAAGACGCCAAGGACCTGAAGACCGCCAAGGCCGCCGGCATTCCTTATCTGCTCGAAGTTGATAATGTTCTGGTGGTGCCGGTCAATCGCGTCGTCCACGTTCAGACGACCGCCGCTGATGTCATTCACTCCTTCACCGTCCCTGCTTTCGGCTTCAAGATCGATGCTGTGCCGGGACGTCTGAACAATACGTGGTTCAAGGCTGACAAGGTCGGCACCTATTACGGTCAGTGCTCTGAACTGTGCGGCAAGGACCATGCCTACATGCCGATCGAAATCAAGGTCGTCTCCGACGCCGAGTTTGACGCCTTCATCGTCAAGCAGGGCGGTAAAACACGTGCCATGCTGGCTTCCGAAGCTGCCGCTTCCGCAGCGGCGGCTGAAGAGGCCGCTGCCTCCGCTGCCGTTGCCGCCAGCGCCGAAGCCTCGGCTTCCGCCGCGGCGCCTGCTGCTGACGCCGCTACCCCTGCAACCGCCTCCGCATCCGCCGCGCCCGCCGTGACACCGGCCTCCGCAGCCGTCGCGCCATAA